One genomic segment of Calonectris borealis chromosome 18, bCalBor7.hap1.2, whole genome shotgun sequence includes these proteins:
- the LOC142090278 gene encoding macrophage migration inhibitory factor, with the protein MPMFAIQTNVCKDAVPDSLLGDLTQQLAKATGKPAQYIAVHIIPDQMMSFGGSTDPCALCSLYSIGKIGGQQNKTYTKLLCDLISKHLHVSADRVYINYFDMNAANVGWNGSTFA; encoded by the exons aTGCCCATGTTCGCCATCCAGACCAACGTCTGCAAGGACGCCGTGCCCGACAGCCTGCTGGGCGACCTCACCCAGCAGCTGGCCAAGGCCACCGGCAAGCCCGCGCAg TACATAGCTGTGCACATCATACCTGATCAGATGATGTCCTTCGGGGGCTCCACTGATCCCTGTGCGCTCTGCAGCCTTTACAGCATTGGCAAAATAGGAGGGCAGCAGAACAAGACCTACACCAAGCTCCTGTGTGATCTGATCTCTAAGCACTTGCATGTATCTGCAGACAG GGTGTACATCAACTACTTTGACATGAACGCTGCCAATGTGGGCTGGAATGGCTCCACCTTTGCCTAG
- the LOC142089968 gene encoding macrophage migration inhibitory factor-like: MPKFIVNTNISKDKVPDSFTGELTQQLSKAMGKPAQYLAIQISSDQLMSFGGSTDPCAMCFLYSIGKIGEQENKVYSKLLCDLLNKHLKIPSDRIYVSFFEISAGNVGWNNTTFA; this comes from the exons ATGCCTAAGTTCATTGTTAACACAAATATAAGCAAGGATAAAGTTCCAGACTCTTTCACGGGTGAGCTTACCCAGCAGTTATCAAAAGCAATGGGCAAACCAGCACAG TATCTAGCAATACAGATCTCTTCCGACCAGCTGATGTCCTTTGGTGGCTCCACAGACCCCTGTGCTATGTGCTTTCTCTACAGCATTGGCAAAATAGGGGAGCAGGAGAACAAGGTCTACTCCAAATTGCTTTGTGACCTGCTgaacaaacatttgaaaataccATCTGACAG AATCTATGTCAGCTTCTTTGAGATCAGTGCTGGCAACGTAGGCTGGAACAACACCACCTTTGCTTGA